The following coding sequences are from one Methanohalophilus halophilus window:
- a CDS encoding single-stranded-DNA-specific exonuclease RecJ codes for MKEHARECNTEIQKHESVYVVSHIDADGLTSAGIICKALQRASINYEMRFVKQLDDNIIEDIANINPELAIFTDLGSGMLDSINAKGINAIVSDHHQPRGEGKYHLNPHLFGANGSYQLSGSGTTYILANEIGQNTDLVDIAMVGAIGDMQHLKKGQLTGVNRLLLEEGVKNGHLSYEKDITLFGKQTRPVYKLLQFSSDPFLPGLSGDEDACIGFLHDMNIRFGGDERWRRWIDLESPEKQRIISGVMQHCIKAGLQPFKVERLIGEVYVLLNEREGTEMRDASEFSTLLNATARYDHAETGLAVCMGERGKAYEDAKKLLGEHRQNLVNGLKLVKENGITQLDHIQYFDAGNKIKETIVGIIAGMSITSAGRRDKPIIAFADSDDGVKVSARGTQDLIRKGLNLSQAMSDAAGFVNGAGGGHDIAAGATIPATCRNEFLNKLDEIIGSQFQKN; via the coding sequence ATGAAAGAACATGCAAGAGAATGTAATACAGAAATACAGAAACACGAATCTGTATATGTGGTTTCCCACATTGACGCAGACGGCCTGACTTCTGCCGGAATAATATGTAAAGCCCTGCAACGTGCAAGTATCAATTATGAGATGAGGTTTGTAAAACAGCTGGATGACAATATCATAGAAGACATCGCAAACATAAATCCGGAACTTGCAATCTTCACAGATCTGGGAAGCGGCATGCTGGACAGCATAAATGCAAAAGGGATCAATGCCATTGTTTCAGATCATCACCAGCCTCGTGGAGAAGGGAAATATCACCTCAACCCCCATCTATTCGGTGCTAATGGATCATACCAGTTAAGCGGCTCCGGAACAACCTATATCCTTGCAAATGAGATAGGCCAGAATACAGACCTGGTGGATATAGCCATGGTTGGTGCTATCGGAGACATGCAACACCTCAAAAAGGGACAGTTGACCGGAGTTAACCGCCTGCTGCTTGAAGAAGGAGTGAAAAACGGCCATCTAAGTTATGAAAAAGATATCACCCTTTTTGGCAAACAAACCCGCCCGGTATATAAACTACTTCAATTTTCTTCTGATCCATTCCTGCCGGGCCTTTCAGGTGATGAGGATGCATGCATAGGCTTTCTCCATGACATGAATATCCGTTTCGGGGGCGATGAACGGTGGAGACGCTGGATCGATCTTGAGTCTCCAGAAAAACAGAGAATAATATCCGGGGTCATGCAACATTGTATCAAAGCCGGACTTCAACCCTTCAAGGTTGAAAGATTAATCGGGGAAGTTTATGTCCTGCTCAATGAACGCGAAGGAACTGAAATGCGGGACGCTTCCGAATTTTCAACACTGCTCAATGCCACTGCACGCTATGACCACGCAGAGACCGGACTGGCCGTATGTATGGGAGAGCGGGGAAAAGCTTACGAGGATGCAAAGAAACTTCTTGGAGAACACAGGCAAAATCTTGTCAACGGCCTAAAACTTGTGAAAGAGAATGGTATTACACAGCTGGACCATATACAGTATTTTGATGCAGGAAACAAGATCAAAGAAACGATTGTAGGCATTATCGCCGGTATGAGCATTACTTCTGCCGGGAGGCGGGACAAGCCCATAATTGCCTTTGCAGATTCAGATGATGGTGTAAAAGTATCCGCCCGGGGAACACAGGACCTTATCAGGAAGGGACTCAACCTATCACAGGCAATGTCAGATGCAGCCGGCTTCGTGAACGGTGCAGGAGGAGGACATGATATTGCAGCAGGAGCGACAATACCTGCAACGTGCAGAAACGAGTTCCTCAATAAGCTGGATGAAATAATAGGAAGCCAATTCCAGAAAAACTGA
- a CDS encoding DUF1699 family protein, with the protein MKIRVVSSKEEIETLDENEEIIHLAFRPSNTDIFSLVMKCPNVKALHIPSSYKRTISSSARMYLEMQGIDLLEGDVWGHRKDINEYSEVSRSVYDRIEEYRKEGLAEEEITDKMVKETRLSPDFITFLMKQNS; encoded by the coding sequence ATGAAAATAAGAGTCGTCAGTTCTAAAGAAGAAATCGAGACCCTGGATGAAAATGAGGAAATCATTCACCTCGCGTTCAGGCCATCTAATACGGATATTTTTTCCCTTGTGATGAAATGTCCCAACGTAAAGGCCCTGCACATACCCAGTTCCTATAAAAGAACAATATCCAGCTCTGCAAGAATGTATCTTGAAATGCAAGGTATTGACTTACTTGAAGGCGATGTATGGGGACACAGGAAAGACATAAACGAGTATTCCGAAGTTTCCAGAAGTGTGTATGACCGTATTGAAGAATACAGGAAAGAAGGGCTTGCCGAAGAAGAAATTACCGACAAAATGGTCAAAGAAACCCGTTTAAGCCCGGATTTCATAACTTTCTTAATGAAACAGAATTCCTGA
- a CDS encoding MBL fold metallo-hydrolase codes for MKGIDIGKVHIDWLGHAGFRLQGDNLIVYIDPYDVGGYIDYEDQADVLLITHEHFDHCSPQDIQKVRKSTATTLIPTNCSLQFRGDARRIESGDVLRDELAIKGLNIEIVAAYNVDKPFHPPGEGVGYVVELEGLRIYHAGDTDLIDEMASIEADIVLLPIGGNYTMDEKQAAEAVSCIGPDYVIPMHYGSVEGTEADVNLFKKLVEKRSEAKVIILENNMDS; via the coding sequence TTGAAAGGTATAGATATAGGAAAAGTGCACATTGATTGGCTGGGTCATGCAGGATTCAGGTTGCAGGGGGACAATCTGATAGTGTATATTGATCCCTATGATGTTGGTGGTTATATCGACTACGAAGATCAGGCCGATGTACTGCTTATAACTCATGAGCATTTCGACCATTGTTCGCCGCAGGACATTCAGAAGGTCAGGAAAAGTACGGCTACGACCTTAATTCCGACAAATTGCAGTCTGCAGTTTCGTGGCGATGCAAGAAGAATTGAATCTGGTGATGTCCTCAGGGACGAACTTGCAATAAAGGGATTGAATATAGAGATAGTTGCAGCTTATAACGTAGACAAACCTTTCCATCCGCCCGGTGAAGGTGTGGGTTATGTGGTTGAGCTGGAAGGCTTGCGGATCTATCATGCGGGGGATACAGATTTGATTGATGAAATGGCTTCCATTGAAGCTGATATCGTCCTGCTTCCTATCGGAGGAAATTATACTATGGATGAAAAACAAGCTGCAGAAGCAGTTTCATGTATAGGGCCAGACTATGTCATACCAATGCATTATGGAAGTGTTGAGGGAACGGAAGCTGATGTGAATCTCTTTAAAAAACTTGTAGAAAAAAGAAGTGAAGCAAAGGTAATTATTCTTGAAAACAATATGGATTCCTGA
- a CDS encoding ribonuclease P protein component 4, translated as MSKSRKKQKNLMKDLAKQRIERLFKLAESSYSVHPYRSDRYVTLARRIGMRYRIRLPAYLRRRVCRSCNSYLVPGSSSRVRLKKGTVCITCLSCGRKMCIPYKYFF; from the coding sequence GTGTCTAAATCCCGAAAAAAGCAGAAAAATCTCATGAAGGATCTGGCAAAACAGAGAATTGAACGTCTCTTCAAACTTGCAGAATCATCATACAGTGTACACCCTTACAGAAGTGACAGGTATGTTACACTTGCACGCAGGATTGGTATGCGCTACAGGATCCGTTTGCCCGCCTATCTTCGCAGAAGGGTGTGCCGTAGTTGTAATTCTTATCTCGTACCGGGTAGTAGTTCCAGGGTGCGGCTGAAAAAAGGAACGGTGTGTATAACCTGCCTTTCATGCGGCAGGAAAATGTGTATTCCTTACAAATATTTTTTTTAA
- a CDS encoding helix-turn-helix domain-containing protein — translation MEEMMGFVTGNRNRQKLLEMLGSKGDLETSLIAKNMHLAQPSVKRLVEELVEKKLIVEKAGKCSLTELGTTVERKVQNL, via the coding sequence ATGGAGGAAATGATGGGTTTTGTGACAGGCAACAGGAATCGACAAAAACTTCTTGAAATGCTGGGATCCAAAGGTGACCTTGAGACATCCCTTATTGCAAAGAATATGCATCTTGCACAGCCTTCTGTCAAAAGACTGGTTGAAGAGCTGGTGGAAAAGAAATTGATAGTGGAAAAAGCAGGCAAATGCAGTCTTACTGAATTAGGGACAACAGTTGAGAGGAAAGTACAAAACCTCTGA
- a CDS encoding ATPase domain-containing protein: protein MMSELREIPCHIDGMDEIVGGFKSPSIILIAGTAGVGKTTMALQMLSNAAKAGEKTLYIPITTENSDRLKMYLSTFEFLDESVEVHEINRPIAEKDPLSTLIEMDNTISSTKPDRLVIDPITPIGFGFVEQERRRFFYTLDSMVRESNSLVFLTGELMKDEIHSYVVSHLADGIIYLSRTNQGMQTSNQMEILKMTGVKPSYSNECMTQKFNYLVSTRGFSAYPNLKYEEQAPEDKKVETGIDEVDKMLNGGVPAGSSILVGGEPGTGKTIMGWQFIQQGLENGENCAIITFYESVDQIIKATGDLGWDLQPYIDEGKLSIITYDTENVCYAEYSNRISNIVEEKKPARLLIDGLVNVEITIIDPVKRRGFLHSLVGYLKSHDVTTLFTTELFGGPEKIRSKESSFIMDNVILLKQTDTEKEIKRQFQIIKSRGTASEPLIKEYGIKEGGIVII, encoded by the coding sequence ATGATGAGTGAATTGAGGGAAATCCCCTGCCATATTGATGGCATGGACGAAATTGTGGGTGGTTTCAAGTCCCCTTCGATCATTCTTATTGCGGGGACAGCTGGTGTAGGCAAGACAACTATGGCACTGCAGATGCTGTCAAATGCAGCAAAAGCCGGCGAAAAAACCCTGTACATACCAATTACAACGGAAAATTCCGATCGGCTGAAGATGTACCTGTCCACTTTTGAATTTCTGGATGAATCCGTGGAAGTACATGAGATTAACAGACCGATTGCAGAAAAAGATCCATTAAGTACCCTAATCGAAATGGACAATACTATATCATCCACAAAACCAGACAGACTTGTAATAGACCCTATAACACCCATAGGATTTGGATTTGTGGAACAGGAAAGAAGACGTTTCTTCTACACACTGGACTCAATGGTGCGTGAATCCAACTCCCTGGTTTTTTTGACAGGCGAATTAATGAAAGATGAAATCCACAGTTATGTAGTCAGCCATCTTGCAGATGGAATAATTTATCTGTCCAGAACCAACCAAGGCATGCAAACCTCCAACCAGATGGAAATTCTCAAGATGACGGGAGTTAAGCCCTCCTACAGTAATGAGTGCATGACCCAGAAATTCAATTATCTGGTGAGCACACGAGGATTCAGTGCATACCCCAATCTGAAATATGAGGAACAGGCTCCTGAAGATAAAAAAGTTGAAACCGGCATCGATGAAGTTGACAAAATGTTAAACGGAGGCGTCCCGGCTGGAAGTTCTATTCTTGTAGGAGGAGAACCGGGCACCGGGAAAACCATAATGGGATGGCAATTTATACAGCAGGGGCTCGAAAACGGGGAAAACTGTGCTATCATCACCTTTTACGAAAGTGTAGACCAGATAATAAAAGCCACAGGTGATCTTGGCTGGGATCTGCAACCATATATTGACGAGGGAAAACTTAGTATAATCACTTATGATACCGAAAACGTCTGTTATGCAGAATATTCCAACCGTATAAGTAATATTGTTGAGGAAAAAAAGCCTGCCAGACTGCTAATAGATGGTCTTGTGAACGTGGAAATCACAATAATAGACCCTGTTAAGAGAAGAGGATTTTTGCATTCCCTTGTAGGTTACCTGAAAAGCCATGATGTTACAACACTTTTTACCACGGAACTTTTTGGCGGGCCTGAAAAGATAAGAAGCAAGGAGTCGTCTTTTATAATGGATAATGTAATCCTGCTTAAACAAACAGATACTGAAAAAGAAATAAAGAGGCAGTTCCAGATCATCAAATCAAGAGGAACCGCCAGTGAACCCCTTATTAAAGAATATGGGATAAAAGAAGGCGGTATTGTAATAATATAA
- a CDS encoding exodeoxyribonuclease VII small subunit, translating into MSSNTENRNFEDSLLELEDIVEKLESGQISLQESMEMFERGIKLAGICNHILQESEQRIEQLIERNEQIESCDFEQEN; encoded by the coding sequence ATGTCATCAAACACTGAAAACAGGAACTTTGAGGATAGCCTGCTCGAACTCGAGGATATTGTGGAAAAACTTGAAAGCGGGCAGATTTCCCTTCAGGAAAGCATGGAAATGTTCGAGAGAGGAATAAAACTTGCAGGCATCTGCAATCACATTCTGCAAGAATCTGAACAACGCATAGAACAACTCATAGAAAGAAATGAACAAATTGAGAGCTGTGATTTTGAACAGGAAAACTGA
- the xseA gene encoding exodeoxyribonuclease VII large subunit has translation MGVYTVTGLNNYIKNVLTSEGALQHIWVEGEISNLTKHRSGHYYFSIKDGSSQVSCVSFRSTNRKLKFEPEKDMKVLVFGSVNVYTIRGQYQLQVLDIRPDGVGELYKAFEQLKKRLEGEGLFAPEHKRPLPRYPLKIGVATSATGAAIHDILHVLQRRYPVDILLCPTTVQGEASADSIIRSLELLNRTDADLIIAGRGGGSLEDLWPFNEEKVARAIYNSRIPVIAAVGHETDFTISDFAADVRAPTPSAAAEIAVPDRTEIVKHIDDLRQRMESALKNRILNQKKHLEYLSGRISPDRYRELLNQRSQHLDEMTYRLTSRTEYIMQTKVAELGALAGRLNAVSPLNTLERGYCVAQSDEGGTITGIIDIEMGESLQLKFWDGCCRVKHKENLDEGC, from the coding sequence ATGGGCGTCTATACTGTAACTGGGCTTAATAACTATATCAAAAACGTGTTAACTTCTGAAGGGGCCCTGCAGCATATCTGGGTAGAAGGAGAAATATCCAACCTCACAAAACACCGATCAGGCCATTACTATTTTTCCATAAAGGATGGATCAAGCCAGGTAAGCTGTGTTAGTTTTCGCTCCACAAACCGCAAATTAAAATTTGAGCCTGAAAAGGATATGAAAGTACTGGTTTTTGGATCGGTAAATGTTTACACCATCCGTGGACAGTACCAGCTACAGGTGCTGGACATCCGCCCTGATGGTGTGGGCGAATTGTATAAAGCATTCGAACAACTCAAAAAAAGGCTTGAAGGAGAAGGTTTGTTTGCTCCCGAACACAAAAGACCCCTTCCCCGTTATCCCCTTAAGATAGGAGTTGCTACATCCGCCACGGGAGCAGCTATACACGACATACTGCATGTATTACAAAGGCGCTACCCTGTAGATATCCTGCTCTGTCCGACAACTGTCCAGGGAGAGGCTTCCGCAGATAGTATCATAAGATCCCTGGAATTGCTCAATCGTACAGATGCAGACCTCATTATTGCCGGCAGGGGAGGAGGTTCCCTTGAAGACCTGTGGCCATTCAATGAGGAAAAAGTCGCCCGTGCTATTTACAATTCCAGAATACCAGTTATAGCTGCAGTCGGACATGAAACCGATTTCACAATATCAGATTTTGCAGCAGATGTGCGTGCACCCACTCCGTCAGCAGCCGCAGAAATTGCAGTGCCAGACAGGACAGAAATAGTAAAGCACATCGATGACCTCAGGCAGAGAATGGAATCTGCACTCAAAAACCGTATTCTGAACCAGAAAAAACATCTTGAATACCTTTCGGGCCGAATTAGTCCTGATAGATACAGGGAACTGCTCAACCAGCGAAGCCAACATCTGGATGAGATGACATATCGCCTGACATCCAGAACAGAATATATAATGCAAACTAAAGTTGCAGAACTGGGTGCCCTTGCAGGGCGATTGAATGCCGTAAGTCCCCTTAATACTCTTGAACGGGGATACTGTGTGGCACAGTCCGATGAGGGAGGGACCATAACCGGTATTATTGATATTGAGATGGGGGAGAGTTTACAATTGAAATTCTGGGACGGGTGTTGCAGAGTGAAGCATAAAGAAAATTTGGATGAGGGATGCTAA
- a CDS encoding Coenzyme F420 hydrogenase/dehydrogenase, beta subunit C-terminal domain, producing the protein MTNYLDLKKKVWDTNRCSGCGGCVAVCPADALYFKKGEESINPSSNGYCKDATDGVPCGACYDICPRIEGEMPESSSCREEYMTAKAGMEIPGRQSGGAVSAILLDSLERGIIDAVVTVTEDPWTLKPKSTVITSTEALINSAGSRYNWWVPLLAAMKEAVIGKKSKNIAIVALPCAAQAVEKLRKSDNELLGPFAKSIKYVIGLFCTESFDYEKLMEGKLKSEMNIDPLDIERMDVRGKLVVKLKNEDITIPLKDIEDTIRPGCHICKDFDALYADISAGSVGSPEGYTTLIVRSDTGKLAVARALESGRLIATDEADPAVVTKYRNKKQQK; encoded by the coding sequence ATGACCAATTACCTTGATCTCAAAAAGAAAGTCTGGGATACAAATCGTTGCAGCGGATGTGGAGGCTGTGTGGCAGTATGTCCTGCAGATGCCCTGTATTTCAAAAAAGGGGAAGAATCCATAAATCCCTCCAGCAATGGCTACTGCAAGGATGCCACTGATGGTGTTCCCTGCGGAGCATGTTATGACATATGCCCCCGCATAGAAGGAGAAATGCCCGAAAGTAGCAGCTGCAGGGAAGAATACATGACTGCAAAAGCGGGAATGGAAATTCCAGGCAGACAAAGCGGAGGTGCTGTTTCTGCAATCCTGCTTGATAGCCTGGAGAGAGGAATAATTGATGCTGTCGTAACTGTAACAGAAGATCCCTGGACCCTGAAACCAAAATCCACGGTCATCACGTCAACAGAGGCATTAATAAACAGTGCAGGAAGCCGGTACAACTGGTGGGTCCCTCTGCTTGCAGCCATGAAGGAAGCCGTAATAGGGAAAAAGTCCAAAAATATAGCAATTGTTGCCTTGCCTTGTGCCGCCCAGGCAGTGGAGAAACTGCGTAAAAGTGACAATGAATTGCTTGGACCCTTTGCGAAATCGATAAAATACGTAATCGGCCTGTTCTGTACAGAGAGTTTCGATTATGAAAAACTCATGGAAGGTAAACTCAAATCAGAAATGAATATAGATCCACTGGACATCGAACGCATGGATGTAAGAGGAAAACTTGTTGTCAAGCTCAAGAATGAGGACATTACCATACCCCTGAAAGATATCGAGGATACTATTCGTCCAGGTTGTCATATATGCAAGGATTTCGATGCCCTGTATGCTGATATTTCAGCAGGTTCTGTAGGAAGCCCGGAAGGATATACAACGTTGATTGTGCGCAGCGATACGGGTAAACTGGCAGTTGCCAGAGCTCTTGAAAGCGGCAGGCTCATTGCAACAGATGAAGCCGACCCTGCAGTTGTCACAAAATACAGGAATAAAAAGCAGCAAAAATGA
- a CDS encoding GltB/FmdC/FwdC-like GXGXG domain-containing protein produces the protein MEPVHIDARALHYTPLNQQIRKAVSEGATEIIVDNVLGQRFIADGLKGEVTIRINGVPGGDLGMFMSGPTCIVKGNCDHAPGNTMDNGKIVIHGSAGDAVAHSMRGGKVFVRDDIGYRGGIHMKEYGTGHKPILVIGDNACSFLGEYMAGGVIIVLSKSGNTFGGRGVGSGIHGGEIILRGELKERQLGVGAKITEFTEKDLEKISPYIEEFCAYFEIDPEKYLDTRYTKIVASSSRPFAGKYVWE, from the coding sequence ATGGAACCAGTGCACATAGATGCAAGAGCACTCCATTATACACCCCTGAATCAGCAGATACGCAAAGCTGTTTCTGAAGGTGCTACAGAGATTATCGTGGATAATGTACTTGGCCAGCGATTCATAGCAGATGGGTTAAAAGGAGAAGTCACCATCCGAATCAACGGCGTTCCAGGCGGGGACCTTGGAATGTTTATGAGTGGCCCCACCTGTATCGTTAAAGGCAACTGTGATCACGCACCCGGCAATACAATGGACAATGGCAAAATCGTTATCCATGGAAGCGCAGGAGATGCTGTAGCTCACAGCATGAGAGGTGGCAAAGTATTCGTAAGGGATGACATCGGTTACAGAGGAGGCATCCATATGAAGGAATACGGAACAGGCCATAAACCCATCCTCGTAATTGGAGACAATGCCTGTTCATTCCTGGGAGAATACATGGCAGGGGGAGTAATAATTGTCCTGTCCAAGAGCGGCAATACTTTTGGAGGCAGAGGTGTTGGCAGTGGAATTCATGGTGGCGAGATCATCCTTCGAGGCGAATTAAAAGAAAGACAGCTTGGCGTGGGTGCCAAGATCACGGAATTCACAGAAAAGGATCTGGAAAAGATAAGTCCTTATATTGAAGAGTTTTGTGCATATTTTGAAATTGACCCGGAAAAATACCTGGATACCAGATACACAAAAATAGTCGCGTCAAGCAGCAGGCCTTTTGCAGGCAAATATGTCTGGGAGTGA
- a CDS encoding glutamate synthase-related protein translates to MSLGSVPLKYRIQIDRQQCMQCMRCVDNCSYGVFREEDDGNILIDSRKCTACHRCISMCPRDAINLSERPVDYRSHPLWTPEAREDVINQSRSGRIVLAGMGNAKDYPIIYDRLVLDACQVTNPSIDPLREPMELRTYLGQKPSKLDIRKQENGDIELNTKLSPNLELQTPIMIGHMSYGAISLNAQLSLAKAAAKTGTYMGTGEGGLHKDIYPYQDNMIVQVASGRFGVDINYLERGAAIEIKIGQGAKPGIGGHLPGEKVCTDVSCTRMIPAGSDAISPAPHHDIYSIEDLAQLVRGLKEATEWKKPVFVKIAAVHNVAAVAAGIARSSADAVVIDGFRGGTGASPKVFRDNVGIPIEAAIASVDQKLNDQGIRNKVSVIASGGIRNSADIAKSIALGADAVYIGTAALISMGCRVCGNCYRGLCPWGIATQREDLVSRLDPEVESEHVANLINSWTLELSELMGAAGINSIESLRGNRSRLRGYMLDEGTLDVLQVKPVGA, encoded by the coding sequence ATGAGCCTGGGAAGCGTACCCCTGAAATACCGCATCCAGATAGACAGACAGCAATGTATGCAATGTATGAGATGTGTGGATAATTGTTCCTATGGTGTATTCCGGGAAGAGGATGACGGCAATATCCTGATCGATTCACGCAAGTGCACAGCATGCCACCGTTGCATTTCAATGTGTCCGCGGGATGCCATCAATCTCAGTGAAAGACCCGTTGATTACCGCAGCCATCCCTTATGGACCCCGGAAGCCCGGGAGGATGTCATAAACCAGTCACGAAGTGGCAGAATCGTCCTGGCGGGAATGGGAAATGCCAAGGATTACCCTATAATCTACGACAGGTTGGTGCTGGATGCCTGCCAGGTGACCAACCCGAGTATAGATCCCCTGCGTGAGCCTATGGAATTACGTACCTACCTGGGGCAAAAACCTTCAAAACTTGATATAAGGAAGCAGGAAAATGGGGACATTGAACTCAATACCAAACTATCCCCCAATCTTGAATTACAGACCCCGATAATGATCGGACATATGAGTTATGGTGCTATCAGTCTCAATGCCCAGTTAAGTCTTGCAAAGGCAGCAGCCAAAACCGGTACATACATGGGAACCGGGGAAGGTGGCCTGCATAAGGACATCTACCCCTATCAGGATAATATGATCGTGCAGGTTGCCTCCGGACGGTTCGGTGTGGACATCAACTACCTCGAAAGGGGAGCCGCCATAGAAATCAAGATTGGCCAGGGTGCAAAACCCGGTATTGGCGGACACCTGCCCGGCGAGAAGGTGTGTACTGATGTTTCCTGTACACGAATGATACCCGCGGGCAGCGATGCGATAAGCCCCGCCCCCCACCATGACATCTACAGCATAGAGGACCTGGCACAGCTGGTAAGAGGCCTCAAGGAAGCAACCGAATGGAAGAAACCGGTTTTCGTAAAAATTGCAGCTGTGCATAATGTCGCAGCTGTGGCGGCTGGTATTGCAAGATCCTCGGCAGATGCGGTAGTAATAGACGGTTTCCGTGGAGGTACAGGAGCCTCCCCGAAGGTATTCAGGGACAATGTGGGTATACCTATAGAGGCAGCGATTGCCAGTGTTGACCAGAAACTCAATGACCAGGGCATCCGCAACAAGGTATCGGTAATTGCCAGTGGAGGTATCCGCAACAGTGCAGATATTGCTAAATCCATAGCCCTTGGTGCGGATGCAGTTTATATTGGAACCGCAGCCCTCATTTCCATGGGATGCCGGGTTTGTGGGAACTGTTACCGTGGTTTGTGCCCCTGGGGTATTGCTACCCAGAGGGAAGATCTTGTCAGCCGGCTTGACCCGGAAGTTGAGTCCGAACATGTTGCAAACCTCATCAATTCCTGGACACTGGAACTCAGTGAACTCATGGGAGCAGCCGGAATCAACAGTATAGAAAGCCTGAGAGGCAACCGCAGCAGGCTGCGAGGCTATATGCTGGATGAAGGCACCCTGGATGTGCTGCAGGTAAAACCTGTGGGGGCCTGA
- a CDS encoding class II glutamine amidotransferase, with product MCGIIGVIDRQKQKMNGSGIKEALSLMNERGSGEGAGYAAYGIYPDFEDCYALHIFFDNLVEPKSKVDDIIQKWGRVVHQEEIPTKEQPNLKRNHVPWRYFFKPYTDLMTGSLTPDEDIVKYLVMEINSSTIEGALVFSSGKNMGVFKAAGWPEDVANFYKIDEYEGYIWLAHNRYPTNTPGWWGGAHPFNLLNWSVVHNGEITSYGTNQRYVESNGYQCTMYTDTEVVAYLFDLLGRHHELPSEIIVKAMAPPFWDEIDEMDDKKRELNKAIRLTYGPALMNGPFAIVVATHDGIVGFTDRIKLRPLVVGEHGSRLYISSEEAAIRTMDPQVEDIHMPGAGEPVIGRVVT from the coding sequence ATGTGCGGGATAATAGGAGTTATTGACAGACAGAAACAAAAAATGAATGGTTCGGGAATCAAAGAAGCCCTCAGCCTCATGAATGAGCGTGGCAGTGGCGAAGGTGCAGGTTATGCTGCATATGGCATATACCCCGATTTTGAAGACTGTTATGCCCTGCACATATTCTTTGATAACCTTGTGGAGCCAAAATCAAAAGTTGATGATATCATCCAGAAGTGGGGACGCGTCGTCCATCAGGAAGAAATTCCTACAAAGGAACAACCCAACCTGAAAAGGAATCATGTCCCCTGGAGATACTTCTTCAAGCCCTACACTGATCTTATGACCGGAAGTCTCACACCGGATGAAGATATCGTCAAATATCTGGTCATGGAAATTAATTCATCCACTATCGAGGGCGCCCTGGTATTTTCCTCCGGGAAAAATATGGGAGTGTTCAAGGCCGCGGGGTGGCCTGAAGACGTGGCAAATTTTTACAAAATTGATGAATATGAAGGCTATATCTGGCTGGCACATAACCGTTATCCTACCAACACTCCCGGTTGGTGGGGAGGAGCACATCCCTTTAATCTGCTGAACTGGTCGGTGGTGCACAACGGAGAGATTACTTCCTACGGTACCAACCAGAGATACGTGGAAAGTAATGGTTACCAGTGTACAATGTATACCGACACGGAAGTTGTGGCATACCTGTTTGATCTGCTTGGCAGACATCACGAATTACCATCAGAGATCATTGTAAAAGCAATGGCTCCACCCTTCTGGGATGAGATTGATGAAATGGACGATAAAAAGCGTGAACTCAACAAGGCAATCCGCCTGACCTACGGCCCGGCTCTCATGAACGGGCCCTTTGCAATAGTTGTGGCCACCCATGACGGTATAGTAGGATTCACTGACAGGATAAAACTCAGGCCACTGGTAGTTGGGGAACATGGTTCAAGATTATACATCTCCAGTGAGGAAGCCGCAATCAGAACCATGGATCCCCAGGTGGAGGACATCCACATGCCGGGTGCAGGGGAACCGGTAATCGGGAGGGTTGTAACATGA